The following are encoded in a window of Balaenoptera ricei isolate mBalRic1 chromosome 1, mBalRic1.hap2, whole genome shotgun sequence genomic DNA:
- the PDC gene encoding phosducin, with protein MEGAKRQSLEEDSEGQATHTGPKGVINDWRKFKLESEDSNSFPPSKKEILRQMSSPQSRDDKDSKERFSRKMSVQEYELIHREKEDENCLRKYRRQCMQDMHQKLSFGPRYGFVYELESGEQFLETIEKEQKIITIIVHIYEDGIKGCDALNSSLICLAAEYPTVKFCKIKASNTGAGDRFSSDVLPTLLVYKGGELISNFISVAEQFAEEFFTGDVESFLNEYGLLPETEMHVLEQSNTEEDME; from the exons ATGGAAGGAGCCAAAAGGCAAAGTTTGGAGGAAGACTCTGAAGGACAGGCCACACACACAG gACCCAAAGGAGTAATAAATGATTGGAGAAAGTTTAAATTGGAGAGTGAAGATAGTAATTCATTCCCACCCAGCAAGAAGGAGATTCTCAGACAAATGTCTTCTCCTCAGAGTAGAGATGACAAAGACTCAAAAGAAAGATTCAGCAGAAAG ATGAGCGTTCAAGAATATGAGCTAAtccacagagaaaaagaagatgaaaattgCCTTCGTAAATACCGTAGGCAGTGTATGCAGGATATGCACCAGAAGCTGAGTTTCGGGCCTAGATATGGGTTTGTCTATGAGCTGGAATCTGGGGAGCAATTCCTGGAAACCATTGAAAAGGAGCAGAAAATAATCACAATCATTGTTCACATTTATGAAGACGGTATTAAGGGTTGTGATGCTCTAAACAGTAGCTTAATATGCCTTGCAGCCGAATACCCTACGGTCaagttttgtaaaataaaagcTTCTAATACAGGCGCTGGGGACCGCTTTTCCTCAGATGTACTCCCCACACTACTCGTCTACAAAGGTGGGGAACTCATAAGCAATTTCATTAGTGTTGCTGAACAGTTTGCCGAAGAATTTTTTACTGGGGATGTGGAATCTTTCCTGAATGAATATGGGTTATTACCTGAAACAGAAATGCATGTCCTAGAGCAGAGCAACACGGAAGAAGATATGGAATAA